From one Dermacentor silvarum isolate Dsil-2018 chromosome 3, BIME_Dsil_1.4, whole genome shotgun sequence genomic stretch:
- the LOC119446751 gene encoding probable tubulin polyglutamylase ttll-15: MGLGDFEPHASEKKRVASAPSAPQTLKSATVYSSTPIPYSVVVVSLLVLLIAGLYEVRRLCVNNNILLVSLNATTKTDDSKPVVWVYSKGSDQSHLRHVIESFRRYGYRIGGRADGWSVLWSHDYPFTELASDMRELKPGQVVNHFPGSGYITNKGSLSMDRSIRQLPLTFKLPAQTAEFLRNAEERPSAMWVQKNRDHRGIHVVDPGEVAAAADEEETFVQELIANPLLIDGKKFDIGVYVAMTSLEPMRVYVYRGDVLLRFCARPYNTLQFNASDLDSYVVGDDYTPIWDMPSLARYYVGSQLSMKASLDVYLRTQLDVDSGALWAEVERVVASVYTRKAEAMRRAATRWPRAGRFFELVRFDFVLDEALGVHLLEANMSPNLSSAHFAANGPFYEQLLFSLFSLVGLGASQSANAAAWRFLDRAASVMPAHCPVQLEHRCELPASLCAPTCLSTAHKRAFRDALWEHLHRKQFARLVPRVDTSSAPEAANMTEADRIMAQWFAAKCARDAEFCH; the protein is encoded by the exons ATGGGTCTGGGAGATTTCGAACCGCACGCGAGCGAAAAGAAGCGAGTAGCGTCAGCCCCCTCCGCACCTCAAACGTTGAAATCTGCTACAGTGTATTCAAGCACGCCGATACCTTACTCAGTCGTCGTAGTCTCGTTACTGGTTCTTTTAATTGCTGGACTTTACGAGGTGCGCCGATTATGCGTAAACAATAACATTCTGCTGGTATCTCTCAATGCAACAACGAAAACAGATGATTCCAAGCCCGTCGTCTGGGTCTATAGCAAAGGTTCAGACCAAAGCCACTTGCGACATGTCATTGAATCGTTTCGGCGCTACGGATACCGGATCGGGGGACGCGCGGACGGATGGTCGGTGCTGTGGTCGCACGACTATCCGTTTACGGAATTAGCCAGTGACATGCGCGAATTGAAGCCCGGCCAGGTTGTCAATCACTTCCCGGGCTCGGGTTACATCACCAACAAAGGCAGCCTCTCCATGGATAGGTCCATCCGACAGCTGCCTCTAACGTTCAAACTTCCAGCGCAGACGGCAGAGTTTTTGCGGAACGCTGAGGAGCGACCTTCTGCCATGTGGGTACAGAAGAACCGAGACCATCGGGGGATACACGTGGTCGACCCCGGCGAAGTCGCAGCTGCTGCCGACGAAGAAGAGACGTTCGTGCAAGAGCTGATCGCGAACCCGCTGCTGATCGACGGCAAGAAGTTCGACATCGGCGTCTACGTTGCCATGACATCTCTGGAGCCCATGCGTGTGTACGTGTACAGAGGTGACGTGCTGCTACGCTTCTGTGCTCGCCCGTACAACACACTTCAGTTCAACGCCTCTGATCTGGACTCGTACGTGGTCGGCGACGACTACACACCTATCTGGGACATGCCGTCGCTTGCCCGCTACTACGTTGGCTCACAGCTCAGCATGAAGGCCAGCCTGGACGTCTACCTGCGCACGCAACT GGACGTAGATAGCGGCGCCCTGTGGGCGGAAGTGGAGCGGGTCGTGGCGTCCGTGTACACGCGCAAGGCCGAGGCGATGCGGCGAGCGGCAACGCGCTGGCCTCGCGCGGGCCGCTTCTTCGAGCTTGTGCGATTCGACTTCGTGTTGGACGAGGCCCTGGGCGTGCACCTGCTCGAGGCGAACATGTCACCCAACCTGAGCTCGGCGCACTTTGCGGCCAACGGGCCCTTCTACGAGCAGCTCCTCTTCAGCCTGTTCAGCCTGGTGGGACTCGGGGCGTCGCAGTCCGCCAACGCCGCCGCCTGGCGATTCCTGGACCGAGCCGCATCGGTGATGCCGGCGCACTGCCCG GTGCAGCTGGAGCATCGGTGCGAGCTGCCCGCGTCGCTGTGTGCCCCCACCTGCCTGTCGACGGCGCACAAGCGGGCGTTCAGGGACGCCCTCTGGGAGCACCTGCACAGGAAGCAGTTCGCCAGGCTCGTGCCGCGTGTCGACACCAGCAGTGCGCCGGAGGCCGCCAACATGACCGAAGCGGACCGAATCATGGCGCAGTGGTTCGCCGCAAAGTGCGCGCGTGACGCTGAATTTTGCCACTGA